AACAGCGCGGTGCCGAGCGCCGAGTGCGACGCCCCGACCCGCGCCGAGACGTCGGGAATCCGGGCGGCCCAGGTACCGAACACGGCCCCGTTGAGAAAGAACAACACCTGCGCGGACATGCGGGACCGCGCTGCCCCCACGACAGCGGTCACGGTGAATCGGCCCTTCCGGAAGAGAAGCTCGACGCCAGTGGCGGAGCGAAGAACCGGACCCCCACGTCCGGCTTCTGACTCGATCAAGAGTGCGGTCGGTGACTGCCGAGCGTCAAATCATTGCGCTGTGTACTGAGTCACGAGCGACCCCGGCGTGTCGCCCCCCGTTGCACCCGACCGGTGTTCACCTGAGTGAATGGGGACAATTACCGTCAAACCGATGATCATCGGCATCGGCCCGCCGTCCAACGTCGAGACGACCAGCATCGACGACGCGGTCGTGGTCGGCCGCCCACGCCGGGACACGCTCGTGATGCAGCACTACACCGCGCGCCTCGACGTCATGGTCGCCGACGTCCGGCGGGACGCACCGGAGGGCGACGACCGCTTCCACCTCGTCCACGAGCCCGAGGAGGTCGCGGCCGCGCCGGACGTCGCCCGCTGGCTCTCCACGCGCTATCCGTCCGGATGACCCTCGACCTCAGCGTAAGACCGTAACTCGGCGAGCGTCGGTCCGGTCGCCGAGCCGGCGTGCTGCACCGCCAACGCGCCCGCCCGAACCGCGTCGACCAGCGCGTCCTCCACCGGCACCCCGGTGACCAGCCGGGCCAGCAGCACCGCCGTGTGCACGTCGCCGGCCCCGGTCGTGTCCACCGCGCGCACGACCGGCGCCGGCACCGCGAGCACCCGCCGGCCGAGCGACCCGCCGGTCGCCGCGCACCCGTGCCGCCCGGCCCGGAGCACGATCATCGCCCCGTCGGCCACCCCGGCCCGCCGGACGGCGTCCAGCAGGCCGACATCCAGCTCGTCGGAGCTGACGACCGACGGCGCGCCGGTCAGCATCCGGGCCTCACGCTGGTTGAGCGTCAGCAGATCGACGCTGGTCAGCGTGCGCGCCAGGCGGTCCGGAGGAACCTCGAGCACCATCGGCCCGGGGTCGAACGCGATGAGGACGCCGTCCGGCAGGCCGGGCAGCCAGTCGGCGAGCACCGGACCGCTGCCCGGGTAGGCCAGGTCGTAGCCCGAGACGACGACCGCGTCACCGGCCCGGGGCGCGACGCCGCTGAGGTCGTCCGTCGTGAGCCCGGCCTCGACCCCGGCCACCGTGACGAACGTGCGCTCGCCGCCCGGCTCGACCAGCACGACGCAGTAGCCCGAGTCGCCGACCGGCCGCGGGGCGATCGTCCAGGCGACGCCCTCCTCGGCCAGCGCGGCCCGGATGACGTCGCCGTAGCGGCCGGTGCCGTGCGGCGCCGCGTAGACGCACCGGACCCCCTGCCGCACCACGGCCGACGCGAGGTTGAAGCCACCGCCCGGGTTCGTGCGGGCCGCGGTGGCCAGGACGTCGCCGCCGCGCTCGGGGAGCGCGGGCACCGTGATCGCGAGGTCGACGAGGATGCTCTCCAGGGAGTACACCGTCGCGCCCGGCACCCCTCCAACCTACCGACCAACTGCTCAGGTCAGGACGTCTCGACCCGATGGAACCGGCGGGTGGGGAGGTGTGTGTGCGCGATTCGCCCGCCGGCACCCGGCCCGGGCGCCTGCCGGTCGAGCGGAGCAGTGCCGTGCTGCTCGCGGTCCTGGTCGTGGCCGCGGGAGCGTATCTCGCCGGCGGCTACCCGGTGCGGCTCGGGCTGGTCGTCGGGGCTGACGCGCTGGGCGCGGTGGCGATCGTGGCCGGCGTGCGGCGGTTCCGGCCGGAGCGTCCGGCCCCCTGGCTGCTGATCGCGGCCGCGCAGATCTGCGGGGCGGTGGCCGACGCGGTCAACTACCTGGCCAGCGGCTACGGCTCGCCCTGGCCGTTCCCCGGCCCGCCGGACCTGTTCTACCTCGGCCGCTACCCGCTGATGTTCGTCGCGGTGCTGCTCTGGGCGCGCCGCGCGTCCGCGGGCCGGGCCTCGCTCGGCCGCGGGGCCGACGTCGCGGTGATCGACGTGGGGATCGTGGTCGTCGCGGCGGCGATGCTGTCGTGGATCTTCGTGATCTCCCCGCTGACCGGCGGGACCACCGGCCTCGACGCGCTGATCGTGGTGACCGCCTACCCGGTCGGCGACCTGGTGCTGGTCGCGGTCGGGGTGCGGATGTACTTCGGCGGCGGGCAGGCGAGCCCGGCGCTGGGGCTGCTCGGCGGCTACCTCGGGCTCTGGCTGTTCGCCGACACGCTGTTCGACCTGACGACGCTCAACGGCACCTACCGGCCGCTGCGGCTGCTCGAACTGGTCTGGGTCGGGGCGGCGATCCTGGTCTCCGCCGCGGCGCTGCACCCGTCGATGCGGACGGTCGGCACGCCCTCGCCGGACCGGCTGCAGGAGGGCTCGGCGCGGCGGCTGCTGCTGCTCGGCGGAGTCTCGCTGCTGGCTCCGGCGGCCGAGTTCGCCCAGTACGTGCGGGGTGAGCCGCTGCACGTGCCGCTGGTCACCGGGGTCTGCGCGACGCTGTTCGTGCTCGTGACGCTGCGGATGAACGTCCTGCTCACCGCGCAGCGCCGGTTGGCCATCACCGACGCGCTGACCGGACTGCGCACCCGGCGGTTCTTCGAGGCCGCGCTGGCCCTGGAGTACGGACGGGCGGTCCGGAACGACAGCACGATCGGCGTGCTGCTGGCCGACGTCGACCACTTCAAGGACGTCAACGACCGGTACGGGCACAAGGCCGGTGACCTCGTGCTCCGCGAGGTCGCCGCGCGTCTGGCCGCCTGCACCCGGTCGGGGGACGTCGTGGCCCGGTACGGCGGGGAGGAGTTCGCGGTGCTGGTGCCGAACACCGACCGAGGTATGGCGTCCGCGCTGGCCGAGCGGCTCCGGCGTGCCGTCGCCGGCACCGCGTTCCCGGTCGGCGACGGGGTCGCGGTGCCGGTCACCGCATCGATCGGCGTCGCGCTGCTGCCCGCCCACGCGCGGACGCCGGACGAGCTCACGGTCCGGGCCGACCAGTGCCTCTACCGGGCCAAGAACGACGGCCGCAACCGGGTCGTGGTCGCCGACGACCTAGCGCGGTTCCAGCCGGACCAGAGTCCGCTCCCCGGTGCGCTCTGACTCCACCGCCGCCTCGCACACCGCCACCGCCGCGTACCCGTCCCAGACGCCGGGACCGCCGGCGCCCGCCACCCAGGCCTGCAGCTCGGCGTCGTAGGCGGGCCCGAAGCGCTCGAGGAAGTCGGCCGAGAGCGCACCGCCCCAGGCCCCACCGGCCCGACGGGTCAGCAGACCCTGGTCGAGGCCGATCACCGCGCTGCCGCGTTCGGCGACCAGCTCGGTCCGCACCTCGTAGGCGACGCCCGTCCGCATGAACAGCTCGACGTCCACCAGCCGGCCCGACGCCGTCTCGAACAGCACGAGCATCGGGTCGCTGACGCCCGCCGGAGCCGCCGACGACGCCCGCGGCCGCACCACGGTCACCGCGACGATCTCCTCACCGAGCAGGAACCGGGTGACGTCGGCCTCGTGGACCAGCGAGTCGCGCAGCATCATCGTCGAGTCGAACGCCGGCCGCTGGGCCGGGTTCCGGTGGACGCAGTGCAGCAGCAGCGGCGCGCCGATCTCCCCGGACACCGCCAGCTCCCGGAGCGCCCGGTACTCGGTGTCGAACCGGCGCATGAAGCCGACCTGGACCAGCTCCGAGCGAGGGGCCCGGACCAGCCGGTACGCCGACGCGCTCTCGGTCGTCAGCGGCTTCTCGCAGAGCACCGGCACGCCCCGGGCCAGACACGCCAACACCTGTTCCTCGTGGGCCGGCCCGGGGGAGGCCAGCACGACCGCGTCCACGTCGTCGGCCGCGATCGCCTCCCGAGCGTCGGTGGCCACCCGGGCGCCGACGGTCGCGGCCACCGCCGCGGCCCGCTCGGCCGAGGGGTCGGCTACCACCGTCACCCGGGCGCCCGCGGTCCGGAACGCCAGCGCGGTCGCGTGGTACGCGCCCATGATCCCGACGCCGACCACGGCCACCCGCAGGTCGGTCACAGGTACGGCCGCTGCGCGGCCTTGTGCGCCGCGTAGGTCGCGTAGGCCGCCCGGGTCGACTCCAGGTCGGACACCTCGCTCACCGGCACGTCCCACCACGACTCCGAGTCCGGCGCCCCGCCGGAGAACGGATCGGTCTCGACGTGGATGACGGTGCTGGTCGGGGACTTCCGGGCGACGCCGATCGCCTCGGCCAGCTCGTCGCGGGAGGCGGCCCGGATCACCGGCACCCCGAGGCTGGCCGCATTGGCCGCCAGGTCCACCGGGAGCAGGTCCCCGTCCAGCCGCCCGGACGTCGTCCGGTAGCGGTAGCGGGTGCCGAACCGCTGCGAGCCCAGCGACTCCGACAGCGCCCCGATCGACGCGAACCCGTAGTTCTGCACCAGCACGACGATGACCTTCAGCCCCTCCTGCAGGGCGGTGACCAGCTCGGTCGCCATCATCAGGTAGGAGCCGTCGCCGACCAGCACGAACACGTCCCGGTCGGGGCAGGCCAGGGCCACGCCGAGCCCGCCGGCGATCTCGTAGCCCATGCACGAGTAGCCGTACTCGACGTGGTAGCCCTTCGGGTCCCGGGTCTGCCAGAGCTTGTGCAGGTCACCGGGCATCGAACCGGCCGCGCAGACCACGACGTCCCGGGGGTCGGAGAGGTCGTTCACCGCGCCGATCACCGCGCTCTGGGTCAATTCGTCCCCGGAGTGGTAGGCCCGGTCCACGGTCGCGGCCCAGGCCGCGTCCAGGTCCGCGTACTCCTCCCGGTAGGCGTCGGCCACCGAGTGGGAGGAGAGCAGCGGCGCCAGCGCCGCCAACGTCTCCCGCGCGTCCGCGCGGACGGCCAGGCCCGCGTGCTTCACCGCGTCGATCGCGGCCACGTTGACGTTCACGAAGCGGACGCCGTCGGCGGCGAACGCCGTGCGGCTGGCCGTCGTGAAGTCTGAGTACCGCGTCCCGACGCCGATCACCAGGTCGGCGTCGCGGGCGATCGCGTTGGCGGCGGTGGTGCCGGTGGAGCCGATCGCGCCCAGGCACTGGGGGTGGTCGAACGGGAGCGCACCCTTGCCGGCCTGGGTCAGGCCGACCGGGATGCCGGTCGCCTCCACGAACCGCGCCAGCTCCTCGGACGCCGCCGAGTAGCCGACACCGCCCCCGGCGACGATCAGCGGCCGCTGGGCGTTCCGGATCAGCGCGGCCGCCTCCTCCAGCACGGATCGCTCGGGCAGCGGGCGCGCGACCCGCCAGACCCTCCGCTCGAACAGCTCGTCCGGCCAGTCGTGCGCGGCCGCCTGGACGTCCTGGGGCAGGCAGATCGTCACCGCGCCGGTCTCGGCCGGGTCGGTGAGCACCCGCATGGCGGCCAGCAGCGCCGAGGGCAGCTGCTCCGGGCGCTGGACCCGGTCGAAGTACCGCGACACGGGCCGGAACGCGTCGTTGACCGTGACGTCGCCCGACCACGGCACCTCGAGCTCCTGCAGCAGCGGCGCGGCCGACCGGTCGGCGAACGTGTCGGCCGGCAGCAGCAGCACCGGCAGCCGGTTGACGGTCGCCAGCGCGGCCCCGGTGATCATGTTCGTCGCGCCCGGGCCGATGCTCGTCGAGACCGCGTACGTCTGCAGCCGGTCCTTCATCCGGGCGTAGGCGACCGCGGTGTGCACCATCGCCTGCTCGTTGCGCCCGAGGACGTAGGGGATCTGCGCCGGGTCCTCGAGCTCGGCCTGCAGCAGGGCCTGGCCCAGGCCGGCCACGTTGCCGTGCCCGAAGATCCCGAGACAGCCCGCGATCAGGCGCTGCTGGACGCCGTCGCGCTCGGAGTACTGGGCGGCCAGGAACTTGACGGTGGCCTGGGCAACGGTGAGCCTCATCGCATCTCCTCTAGCCGCGGGTCGAGGGGCTGGGACGCCCAGGTGGCACGCACCCAGGCGTGGTCCGGATGGTCGGAGATCAGCCAGGCGCGCTCGGCGCCCGGACCGGCCATGACGTTCAGGTAGTACATGTCGAAACCGGGCGGGGCCATGCACGGGCCGTGCCACCCGTACGGCACCAGTGCGATGTCCCGGTCGCGCACCTCGGCCAGCACGTCTATCGGGCCGCGGGCCGAGGAGCTCGTGCGGTGGTAGCCGAACCCGGGCTCGCCGGACGGCCCGGGCGCGATCTCGAAGTAGTAGATCTCCTCCAGTTCGGACTCGTCCGGGCCGGCCTCGTCGTGCTTGTGCGCGGGATAGCTCGACCAGTTGCCGGACGGCGTCACGACCTCGCAGGCGATCAGCGCGCCGGTCTCGAACGCGCCGATCGTGCCGAAGTTGCGCACCAGCCGGCTGGCCGAGCCCGCACCACGCTGCTCGACCGGCACGTCGTCCGCCGGGCCGTACCGGAACGGCAACTCCCGGTCCGTCCGCGCCCCGCAGAGCGCGACGCGCGCCCCCGTCGCGTCCGCCTGGAGGACAGCCGTGACGCCGACCGGGAGATAGGCGAAGTCGCTCGGCCCGGCGAACACGTTCGCGCGCCCGGACAGGGCGAACGTGGTCTTCCCGACCGAGACGGAGAGGCCGCCGGAGAGCGGGACCACCAGCATCTCCTCAGGGCCGGTAGCGATCTCCCGGGTCTCGCCCACGGTGAGGATCCTCAGCGAGGAGTAAGCCCAGCCGGCGGACTCCGGGGTGATCACCGCGTCGAACCCGTCGGCGGCGGCCGAGCCCGCGGGCCGGAACCAGTCGCTCATCATGTCTCCGTCATCGGTCGACCAGCGTGGACTCGAACGCGTAGCGGTCGGGCCGGTAGGCGTGCGTGCCGTACTCGACCGCGCGGCCGGCGTCGTCGTAGGTCGTGCGGTCCATGGTCAGCACCGGCGCGCCCTCGACCTCGCCGAGCAGCCGGGCCTCGGCCGCGTCGGCGCGCCGGGCGCTGATCCGCTGCCGGGCGACCCGCATGACCACGCCGGCCCGGCGCATCGCCTGGTAGAGGCCGACCTCCCCGAGGTCGACAGCGGCCAGATCGACGACGTCGGTGGGCAGGTAGTTCGTCATGTGGGCGAGCGGGTCGGAGCCGACCGACCGGAGCCGCTCCAGGTACCAGGCCTGTTCGTGGTCGGACAGGCGCAGCTCGGCGCGCACGTGGTCGTCCGGCTCGACCAGTTCGAGCTTGAGCACGACCGTGCGAGGCTGCTGACCGGCCTTGGTCAGGTCGTCGAACAGGCTGGTCAGCTCCAGCGGGCGGTGCACCCGGCCCTGCACCACCTGGGTGCCGACGCCCCGCTTGCGGACCAGCAGTCCCTTGTCGACGAGCACCTGGATCGCCTGGCGCATCGTCGGCCGGGACAGCCCCAGGTCGGCGGCCATCGCGACCTCGTTGCCGATGCGGTCACCGGCGCCGAGCGTGCCCGACAGGATCGCCTGTTCGAGTTGCTCGGCCACCTGGAAGTACAGCGGGACCGGGCTACTACGGTCGAGCGTGATGGGGGGCTGCATCAGGCGCTCCTTCGCGACCGGTTGTCAGTATGTCCGGACAAAATCTTGACAGCGCCAGTGGTGTCTACCACACTCCTCCCCACGATCGACACCCCCAGAGCACTGCCCCACCAGGAGAACTCAATGAAGAAGTTCGCCCTAGCCGGAGTGATCGTCGCGTTGTTCCTCGCGATGACGGGCTGCAGCGGCACCGGCAAGGAGGAAGGGCCGTCCGACGCGGGCGACTTGGACCTGACATACGCGATCATCACCCACGGTGCGCCCGGCGACGCGTTCTGGGACCGGGTGAAGTCCGGGGCCGAGCGCGCGGGCAAGGACTACGGCGTCAAGGTCAACTACTCCTCCGACCCCGACCCGGCCAAGCAGTCGCAGCTCATCGACGGGGCAGTCGCCGACAAGGTCGAGGGCATCATCGTCTCGATGGCGAACCCGGACGGCCTGGAGACGTCGGTCAAGAACGCGGTCGCCGCCGGCATCCCGGTCGTCACGATCAACTCCGGCATCGACAAGTGGAAAGAGTTCGGCGCGATGACCCACATCGGGCAGAGCGAGGAGATCGCCGGTAACGCGGTCGGTGCCCGGCTCAAGACCGCGGGCTGGAAGAACGCGCTCTGCGTGATCCAGGAGGCGGGCAACGTCGGGCTCGAGGAGCGCTGCAAGGCGGTCACCGCGACGATGGGCGGCAAGGTCACCAACCTGCAGGTCGACGGCACCGACGACAACGCCGTGCAGGCCACGATCACGTCCAAGCTGCAGGCCGACAAGACGATCGACGGCGTGCTGACGCTCGGCGGCCAGTACGCGATCGACGCGGTCAGCGCGGTCAAGGAGTCGGGCAGCTCGGCCAAGGTCGCCACGTTCGACCTCTCCGCCGACGTCATCAACGACATCAAGGCGGGCACTATCGACTTCGCGGTCGACCAGCAGCCGTTCGTCCAGGGCTACGCCGCGGTCACCGCGCTGTACCTGAAGAGCATCAACGGCAACGACCTGGGCGGCGGCCAGCCGGTCTACTCCGGCCCGGCGTTCGTCACCAAGGAGAACGCCGACGAGGTCGGGAAGTTCGCGGCCAAGGGAACGCGATGACTACTGCTGTCGCGGACGAACGCCTCGCCTCCGGCGGGGCGTTCGCCCGGATTCTGCGCCGCCCGGAGGTCGGCGCGCTCGTCGCCGCGATCGCCGTGTTCGTGTTCTTCGCGCTGGTCACCGACACGTTCGCGACCGCGTCGGGCGCGTCGACCTGGCTGCGGTCGGCGTCGACGATCGGCATCATGGCGGTCGCCGTCGCGCTGCTGATGATCGGCGGGGAGTTCGACCTCTCGGCCGGGGCGATGACCGGTTTCACCGGCCTGGCCGTCGGCGTCATGACGACGGAGTGGGGCCTGAACATCTGGGCCGCGATGCTCGTGTCGCTGATCCTGGCCCTGGCGGTCGGGTTCCTGAACGGGCTCCTGGTCATGCGCACCGGGCTGCCCAGCTTCATCGTGACGCTGGGGACGTTCTTCGTCCTGCAGGGCATCGACCTGGCCGCGGTGAAGGCGATCATCGGCCAGGTCGCGATCCAGGGCATGGCCAACGTGCCGTTCTACTCGCAGCCGCACGGGGTGTTCGGATCTTCCCTGGATGTTGCCGGTGGCCTGGTCTACGCCTCGGTGTTCTGGTGGATCCTGGTGACGGTCGTCGCCACCTGGGTGCTGCTGAAGACCCGGGTCGGGAACTGGATCTTCGCGGTCGGCGGGGCGCAGACGTCGGCCCGGCAGGTCGGCGTGCCGGTCGCCCGCACGAAGATCGGGCTGTTCATGACCAGCGCCGGGGCCGGCTGGCTGGTCGGCATGCTGCTGCTGTTCACGACGTCGACCGTGCAGTCGAACACCGGCGTCGGGCAGGAGTTCATCTACATCATCTGCGCGGTCGTCGGCGGGTGTCTGCTCACCGGCGGGTACGGGTCGGCGGTCGGGGCGGCGCTGGGCGCGCTGATCTACGGCATGACCAACCAGGGGATCGTCTACGCCGGCTGGGACAACAACTGGCTCAAGGCGTTCCTCGGCGTGATGCTGTTGGGTGCGGTTTTGTTGAACGAAGCGGTACGTCGGCGAGCGGAGCGGTCATGACTTCGTTGATCGAGGTCGAGGAGATCGGCAAGCGGTACGGCAACATCGTCGCGCTGGCCGACGTCAGCACGTCGGTGTCTCCCGGCGAGGTGACGTGCGTGCTCGGCGACAACGGCGCCGGCAAGTCGACGTTCATCAAGATCCTGGCCGGGGCGCACCCGCACTCCTCCGGGCGGCTGGTCGTCGACGGCGAGGAGCGTCATTTCGCGTCACCGAGGGAAGCGTTGAGCCTCGGGATCGCCACCGTGTACCAGGACCTGGCCGTCGTGCCGCTGATGCCGGTCTGGCGCAACTTCTTCCTCGGGTCCGAGCCGACCCGGCGGTTCGGGCGCCTGGACGCGAAGTTCATGAAGGCGACGACGAAGTCCGAGCTGTCGGCGATGGGCATCGACCTGCGCGACGTCGACCAGCCGATCGGCACGCTGTCCGGCGGTGAGCGCCAGTGCGTGGCGATCGCGCGGGCGGTGTACTTCGGGGCCAGGGTGCTGATTCTCGACGAGCCGACGGCCGCGCTCGGCGTCAAGCAGTCCGGCGTCGTGCTGAAGTACATCGCGCGGGCCCGCGACCGGGGGCTGGGCGTCGTCTTCATCACCCACAACCCGCACCACGCGTACCCGGTCGGGGACCGGTTCATGATCCTGCGGCGGGGCCGCAGCATGGGCGACTTCCCGAAGAGCGAGCTGTCGCTCGACGAGCTGACCGGGATGATGGCCGGCGGGGCGGAGCTCGAGGCGCTCAGCCACGAGCTGGCGGCCGAGCTCGGGGGAGAGTCGGAGGTGGCGAAGACGCTCTCGTCGGAGGTGTCCGAGCTCAAGACGACCTGAGCCCGGGTCACTCCCGAAAGAGATTTGGGCAACTGTTGGCTCAACTTATGGCACTGAGTGCCGTAATGGTCGTACGGTTACTCCATAACCCCCGGCGAGGTCAGCGATGCCTCGTCCACGACCGAGAGCCGAAGAGACATGGCGAGCACCAGGGATTGGTTCGAGACCGTCGCGGAAGCGCAGCGGCGGGCGAAGAAACGGCTGCCCAAGGCCGTCTACCTCGCGCTGTTAGGCGGCGCCGAGGCCGGCGCGACGATGGACGACAACGTCGGCGCGTTCCGCGAGCTGGGCTTCCGGCCGCGCATCGCCGACCTCCCGGCCGCCCGTGAGCTCTCGACCACGGTCATGGGTCAGGAGATCCCGT
This genomic window from Cryptosporangium phraense contains:
- a CDS encoding ATP-binding cassette domain-containing protein, whose amino-acid sequence is MTSLIEVEEIGKRYGNIVALADVSTSVSPGEVTCVLGDNGAGKSTFIKILAGAHPHSSGRLVVDGEERHFASPREALSLGIATVYQDLAVVPLMPVWRNFFLGSEPTRRFGRLDAKFMKATTKSELSAMGIDLRDVDQPIGTLSGGERQCVAIARAVYFGARVLILDEPTAALGVKQSGVVLKYIARARDRGLGVVFITHNPHHAYPVGDRFMILRRGRSMGDFPKSELSLDELTGMMAGGAELEALSHELAAELGGESEVAKTLSSEVSELKTT
- a CDS encoding GntR family transcriptional regulator, which encodes MQPPITLDRSSPVPLYFQVAEQLEQAILSGTLGAGDRIGNEVAMAADLGLSRPTMRQAIQVLVDKGLLVRKRGVGTQVVQGRVHRPLELTSLFDDLTKAGQQPRTVVLKLELVEPDDHVRAELRLSDHEQAWYLERLRSVGSDPLAHMTNYLPTDVVDLAAVDLGEVGLYQAMRRAGVVMRVARQRISARRADAAEARLLGEVEGAPVLTMDRTTYDDAGRAVEYGTHAYRPDRYAFESTLVDR
- a CDS encoding sugar ABC transporter substrate-binding protein: MKKFALAGVIVALFLAMTGCSGTGKEEGPSDAGDLDLTYAIITHGAPGDAFWDRVKSGAERAGKDYGVKVNYSSDPDPAKQSQLIDGAVADKVEGIIVSMANPDGLETSVKNAVAAGIPVVTINSGIDKWKEFGAMTHIGQSEEIAGNAVGARLKTAGWKNALCVIQEAGNVGLEERCKAVTATMGGKVTNLQVDGTDDNAVQATITSKLQADKTIDGVLTLGGQYAIDAVSAVKESGSSAKVATFDLSADVINDIKAGTIDFAVDQQPFVQGYAAVTALYLKSINGNDLGGGQPVYSGPAFVTKENADEVGKFAAKGTR
- the iolD gene encoding 3D-(3,5/4)-trihydroxycyclohexane-1,2-dione acylhydrolase (decyclizing) translates to MRLTVAQATVKFLAAQYSERDGVQQRLIAGCLGIFGHGNVAGLGQALLQAELEDPAQIPYVLGRNEQAMVHTAVAYARMKDRLQTYAVSTSIGPGATNMITGAALATVNRLPVLLLPADTFADRSAAPLLQELEVPWSGDVTVNDAFRPVSRYFDRVQRPEQLPSALLAAMRVLTDPAETGAVTICLPQDVQAAAHDWPDELFERRVWRVARPLPERSVLEEAAALIRNAQRPLIVAGGGVGYSAASEELARFVEATGIPVGLTQAGKGALPFDHPQCLGAIGSTGTTAANAIARDADLVIGVGTRYSDFTTASRTAFAADGVRFVNVNVAAIDAVKHAGLAVRADARETLAALAPLLSSHSVADAYREEYADLDAAWAATVDRAYHSGDELTQSAVIGAVNDLSDPRDVVVCAAGSMPGDLHKLWQTRDPKGYHVEYGYSCMGYEIAGGLGVALACPDRDVFVLVGDGSYLMMATELVTALQEGLKVIVVLVQNYGFASIGALSESLGSQRFGTRYRYRTTSGRLDGDLLPVDLAANAASLGVPVIRAASRDELAEAIGVARKSPTSTVIHVETDPFSGGAPDSESWWDVPVSEVSDLESTRAAYATYAAHKAAQRPYL
- a CDS encoding sensor domain-containing diguanylate cyclase; amino-acid sequence: MRDSPAGTRPGRLPVERSSAVLLAVLVVAAGAYLAGGYPVRLGLVVGADALGAVAIVAGVRRFRPERPAPWLLIAAAQICGAVADAVNYLASGYGSPWPFPGPPDLFYLGRYPLMFVAVLLWARRASAGRASLGRGADVAVIDVGIVVVAAAMLSWIFVISPLTGGTTGLDALIVVTAYPVGDLVLVAVGVRMYFGGGQASPALGLLGGYLGLWLFADTLFDLTTLNGTYRPLRLLELVWVGAAILVSAAALHPSMRTVGTPSPDRLQEGSARRLLLLGGVSLLAPAAEFAQYVRGEPLHVPLVTGVCATLFVLVTLRMNVLLTAQRRLAITDALTGLRTRRFFEAALALEYGRAVRNDSTIGVLLADVDHFKDVNDRYGHKAGDLVLREVAARLAACTRSGDVVARYGGEEFAVLVPNTDRGMASALAERLRRAVAGTAFPVGDGVAVPVTASIGVALLPAHARTPDELTVRADQCLYRAKNDGRNRVVVADDLARFQPDQSPLPGAL
- a CDS encoding Gfo/Idh/MocA family protein, whose product is MTDLRVAVVGVGIMGAYHATALAFRTAGARVTVVADPSAERAAAVAATVGARVATDAREAIAADDVDAVVLASPGPAHEEQVLACLARGVPVLCEKPLTTESASAYRLVRAPRSELVQVGFMRRFDTEYRALRELAVSGEIGAPLLLHCVHRNPAQRPAFDSTMMLRDSLVHEADVTRFLLGEEIVAVTVVRPRASSAAPAGVSDPMLVLFETASGRLVDVELFMRTGVAYEVRTELVAERGSAVIGLDQGLLTRRAGGAWGGALSADFLERFGPAYDAELQAWVAGAGGPGVWDGYAAVAVCEAAVESERTGERTLVRLEPR
- the iolB gene encoding 5-deoxy-glucuronate isomerase produces the protein MMSDWFRPAGSAAADGFDAVITPESAGWAYSSLRILTVGETREIATGPEEMLVVPLSGGLSVSVGKTTFALSGRANVFAGPSDFAYLPVGVTAVLQADATGARVALCGARTDRELPFRYGPADDVPVEQRGAGSASRLVRNFGTIGAFETGALIACEVVTPSGNWSSYPAHKHDEAGPDESELEEIYYFEIAPGPSGEPGFGYHRTSSSARGPIDVLAEVRDRDIALVPYGWHGPCMAPPGFDMYYLNVMAGPGAERAWLISDHPDHAWVRATWASQPLDPRLEEMR
- a CDS encoding ABC transporter permease; this translates as MTTAVADERLASGGAFARILRRPEVGALVAAIAVFVFFALVTDTFATASGASTWLRSASTIGIMAVAVALLMIGGEFDLSAGAMTGFTGLAVGVMTTEWGLNIWAAMLVSLILALAVGFLNGLLVMRTGLPSFIVTLGTFFVLQGIDLAAVKAIIGQVAIQGMANVPFYSQPHGVFGSSLDVAGGLVYASVFWWILVTVVATWVLLKTRVGNWIFAVGGAQTSARQVGVPVARTKIGLFMTSAGAGWLVGMLLLFTTSTVQSNTGVGQEFIYIICAVVGGCLLTGGYGSAVGAALGALIYGMTNQGIVYAGWDNNWLKAFLGVMLLGAVLLNEAVRRRAERS
- a CDS encoding PfkB family carbohydrate kinase encodes the protein MPGATVYSLESILVDLAITVPALPERGGDVLATAARTNPGGGFNLASAVVRQGVRCVYAAPHGTGRYGDVIRAALAEEGVAWTIAPRPVGDSGYCVVLVEPGGERTFVTVAGVEAGLTTDDLSGVAPRAGDAVVVSGYDLAYPGSGPVLADWLPGLPDGVLIAFDPGPMVLEVPPDRLARTLTSVDLLTLNQREARMLTGAPSVVSSDELDVGLLDAVRRAGVADGAMIVLRAGRHGCAATGGSLGRRVLAVPAPVVRAVDTTGAGDVHTAVLLARLVTGVPVEDALVDAVRAGALAVQHAGSATGPTLAELRSYAEVEGHPDG